The nucleotide sequence CGGTCGAGCTCGGCCACCGTCGCCGCCACCAACCCGTGCGCCCGCAGGTCGGCCGCGCCCTCCAGCGCGGTGGCCGTCTCCTGCAGGGTGACGGTGCGCAGCTCGTCGGCGCGGCGGGCCGGGCCCCGGTCGGCCACCCGGTGCACCGCCACCACCAGCGCCACCGCGGCGGCCAGCACCACCGCCACCGCCAGGCCCGCCGCCGGGTCCAGCACCGCCAGCACCCCCGCGGTGCCGGTGAGCACCAGGCCGGCCACCCACGGTGGGGTCAGCACCCGCACCGACAGCTCCTGCAGCAGGTCGACGTCGCCGACGACGCGGGCCAGCGCGCGTCCCGGGGTGCGGTCGGCGGCCGGGCCCTGCGCCACCAGCGCCCGCCAGAGCTGCACCCTGGTGCGGGCGGCCAGGCGAAGCGCGGCGTCGTGGGCGGCCAGCCGCTCGGCCCAGCGCAGGACGGCCCGCACGAGGGCGAAGAAGCGCACCCCGACGATCGCCACCAGCAGCACGAACACCGGGGGCTGCTCGGCGGCGCGCACGATGAGCCAGCCCGACACCGCGGTGAGCGTGCTCGCGGCTGCGGCCGAGCCCACGCCCGCGGCCACCGCCCGCACCAGCGCCCGGCGCGGCCACCGGGTCTGCCCGGTGAAGGTGGCACTGGTCGCCGCCACCGCTGCCTGCGGCTCCTGGTGGGCGGGCGGGGTGGCGCTGGGCCGGGGGCCGGGACTGCCGGCCGGCGCGGCGGGGACCCGGACCGCGGCGGGAAGGCCGGGCAGGTCCACGACGTGGTCGGCGAGCGCGGCCAGCGTGGGCTCGTGGGTCACCAGCACCGTCCGCACCTGGTGCCGCACCCGGGCCAGCGCCTGCTGCACCACGGCGGTGGCGGCTGGGTCCAGCGACGCGGTGGGCTCGTCGAGCAGCAGCACCGACGCCCCGCGGTGCACCCGCACCAGGGCTCGGGCCAGCGCCACCCTGGCCAGCTCACCGGGCGAGAGGGTGCGGCAGCGCCGCTGCGCCAGGTCAGGGGCCCCGACCTCGGCCAGCAGCGCCGGCACGTCCTGCTCGTGGGCGCCGTGGCGGACCAGCTCGGCGGCCACGGTCGGTGCGGTGGTCCGCGGGAACTGCGGCACCACCGCCACCTCGCCGGGCACCGTCACCGATCCGGTCACCCGGGCACGGGGGCCGTCGCGGAGCGTGCCGGCCAGCACCGCGAGCACGGTGGACTTGCCCGCCCCGCTCGGTCCACGCAGCGCCAGCACCTCCCCCGGTGCCACCGTGAGACTCAGCCCGTCCACCGCCGGTGCCGCGCGCCCGTGTCGCTGCACCCGCAGATCCTGCACGGCCAGGTCGGGGCCGGGCTGCACCACCGGCCGCGCCCGCTCGCCGGTGAGCACCTCCTCGGCCGCGGCCACGGCTGCCGCGGCGTCCTCGCTGGCGTGGTGCGCAGACCCCAGTGCGCGCAGCGGCGCGAACGCCTCGGGGGCCAGCAGCAGGGCGAACAGCCCGGCCTGCAGCGGCATCTCCCCGTGCACCAGGCGCAGGCCGATGGACACCGCCACCAGCGCCATGGACAGCGTGGCGATCACCTCGAGCACCAGGGCGGACAGGAACGCCACCCGCAGCGTGGCCATCGTCCGGACGCGGTGCGCCTGCCCCAGCCTGCTCAGCGCGGCCAGCTGGTCGGCGGCGCGGCCCAGCCCCACCAGCACCGGCAGCCCCCGCACCAGCTCGGCCACGTGCTCGGCGATGCGGTCCAGCGCCAGCGCGGCCGCCGTGGTGCGCTCGCGGGTGTGCCACCCCACCAGCACCATGAACAGCGGCACCAGCGGCAGCGTGCACGCCACGATCACCCCGGACAGCCAGTCGGTGGCCAGCAGCGCCACCAGCACCACCGGGGGCACCACCACCGTCTGGGCCAGGGCGGGCAGCACCGTGACCAGGGCCGGTGCCAGCTCGTGCAGCCGGGTGCCCGCGAGCAGCGCCGCCGGCCCGGTGCCGCCGGCCGCCTGCACCGCCTCGCCCTCCCCGGCCAGCAGCCGGTCCAGCACCCGTCGGCGCAGGGTGTCCTCGCCCCGGCGGGCGT is from Rhodococcus sp. X156 and encodes:
- the cydC gene encoding thiol reductant ABC exporter subunit CydC, whose amino-acid sequence is MSVPARGPLAPLAGVPGVRAALLRAGLAALGQVVGMVLLAAGLAAALADVARGSQAGGDGPAAMLAVAAAGVGVRALSGFLGDVAVERDARRGEDTLRRRVLDRLLAGEGEAVQAAGGTGPAALLAGTRLHELAPALVTVLPALAQTVVVPPVVLVALLATDWLSGVIVACTLPLVPLFMVLVGWHTRERTTAAALALDRIAEHVAELVRGLPVLVGLGRAADQLAALSRLGQAHRVRTMATLRVAFLSALVLEVIATLSMALVAVSIGLRLVHGEMPLQAGLFALLLAPEAFAPLRALGSAHHASEDAAAAVAAAEEVLTGERARPVVQPGPDLAVQDLRVQRHGRAAPAVDGLSLTVAPGEVLALRGPSGAGKSTVLAVLAGTLRDGPRARVTGSVTVPGEVAVVPQFPRTTAPTVAAELVRHGAHEQDVPALLAEVGAPDLAQRRCRTLSPGELARVALARALVRVHRGASVLLLDEPTASLDPAATAVVQQALARVRHQVRTVLVTHEPTLAALADHVVDLPGLPAAVRVPAAPAGSPGPRPSATPPAHQEPQAAVAATSATFTGQTRWPRRALVRAVAAGVGSAAAASTLTAVSGWLIVRAAEQPPVFVLLVAIVGVRFFALVRAVLRWAERLAAHDAALRLAARTRVQLWRALVAQGPAADRTPGRALARVVGDVDLLQELSVRVLTPPWVAGLVLTGTAGVLAVLDPAAGLAVAVVLAAAVALVVAVHRVADRGPARRADELRTVTLQETATALEGAADLRAHGLVAATVAELDRGGRHQGVAARRAALARAASTAVAVLASGGAAVLALGVGRSAVATGAISVPALAVLALAPLGLLDPLVNLGAALRQRRAWQDARTRVAAVLAEPVAAEPPAPVALPRPVESLRTADLWAGWPGGPDVLRGLSLSASAGDGWVVVAGPSGSGKSTLLSVLMAALRPRAGSYQLEEVDTAAVHSADVRSAIAWCPQDAHVFAASVRANLALAAPRGQLREPAMRAALTQVGLDRLVDSLPAGLDTPVGSGGTALSGGERRRLAVARALLADREVVLLDEPTAHLDPPTAAALVQDLRLALRGRTVVCVTHQPTVARPGDLLVQLPDRTPPQPVVPQPQQASRPAAPSPAAKVVSSSRSSSSGGTGRLNR